From Watersipora subatra chromosome 2, tzWatSuba1.1, whole genome shotgun sequence, one genomic window encodes:
- the LOC137387988 gene encoding cyclic AMP receptor 3-like, translating to MNTTNEVELLDCDLPIGECEIARKVKYGLSSLSVVVLLMAFSCILLLRRFQLSHERILCNLLLATFGYTITFLSFSGRPEDSGTPSCRAQGFFLQFFCFAEMIWICNLTIFVYFIMIKEQNTSKHEKLYTVLGWILPAIVACVPLFTDDYKLSAAFCWISSSTTGNIFRILLYFAPAIIVDIGMVGTFSYVIWKTRKRSDRNRSLTETNSQQLKEYFVPLAGYAAAYLLLTLSLFITRLTQISQTITFGNAMLLLVINSLWGTIVSCLVLLTSNRSNFTRKQFASGLKYYKTLLKRIISHEASSGSGLIEEYMPGTPLDTPASTLPRNQNNDN from the exons ATGAATACAACAAATGAAGTGGAACTATTGGATTGTGATCTTCCAATAGGAGAATGC GAAATCGCTCGGAAAGTCAAATATGGGTTGAGCTCATTATCTGTTGTGGTTCTTCTGATGGCTTTCTCCTGCATTTTACTGCTCAGGAGGTTTCAGCTATCCCATGAA cGGATACTATGCAACCTCCTTCTGGCAACTTTTGGATACACAATAACATTTCTATCT TTTTCTGGAAGACCGGAAGATTCTGGGACACCTTCTTGTCGTGCTCAAGGATTCTTCCTCCAATTTTTCT GTTTTGCTGAAATGATCTGGATTTGCAATCTGACCATCTTTGTTTACTTTATCATGATCAAGGAGCAAAACACTTCAAAACATGAAAA ACTCTACACAGTTTTGGGATGGATACTACCTGCCATAGTCGCGTGCGTACCACTGTTCACAGACGACTATAAGCTATCGGCTGCATTTTGTTGGATCTCTTCCTCAACCACTGGCAACATCTTTCGCATATTACT ATATTTTGCTCCAGCCATAATTGTAGACATTGGAATGGTTGGAACATTTAGCTATGTTATTTGGAAAACTCGGAAAAGGTCAGACAGAAACAGAAGCCTGACAGAAACCAATAGCCAGCAGCTAAAA GAGTATTTTGTTCCATTGGCTGGATATGCAGCTGCCTACCTTCTCCTCACCTTGTCTCTATTTATCACCAGGCTGACCCAAATTTCACAGACAATTACATTTGGAAATGCGATGCTTCTTTTGGTCATCAATAGTTTGTGGG GAACTATCGTAAGCTGCTTGGTACTTCTCACCAGTAATCGCTCCAACTTTACGCGAAAGCAGTTTGCTAGTGGGTTGAAGTATTACAAAACTCTACTAAAGAGAATAATAAGCCATGAAGCTTCATCAGGAAGTG GGCTTATTGAAGAATACATGCCCGGTACACCATTGGACACACCTGCAAGCACCCTGCCCAGAAACCAGAACAATGATAATTAA